In Vicia villosa cultivar HV-30 ecotype Madison, WI unplaced genomic scaffold, Vvil1.0 ctg.003228F_1_1, whole genome shotgun sequence, a single window of DNA contains:
- the LOC131640606 gene encoding uncharacterized protein LOC131640606, whose amino-acid sequence MVFCRGDSKSLMALSKLLIDYGNNSGQFCNLSKSLIYAGGMSFERHCSLANIIGFTKATPPFFHLGVPIFIGRPKACYFLKIADSIRLKMAIWKARLLSMAGRTQLIKSVIFGMTVHSITIYNWPSSIVKKIEGWMRNFVWSGSTDKKKIITVSWKECCKHHNEGGLGIISLRAYNAATNLHLCWRFLNNTQSWGKLLKARVKRNGDTIKYAIKSSIWTSIKEIHQTVLDNCSWLIGNGSNVNFWLDNWTGETLASKFHIPKQFHYALTSMDAVPHLLSSISSFSIPEVDFPDSFVWRNSTSGLLTIKDAYKEVIKPRPSVLWTAFPWDKDSPPSHSMIVWRVIHKKMTTDENIQLRGFSIPSICNLCRNNSETNEHLFFNCCFVKNIWNWLKGMLNLNFNICGMEDCIRIIEMNWSAQAMFVVKAGLVGVFYQVWIARNHSRFEDKQIHWKYCISLIAARLTMIGNSTISTSNSSFSNFTLLKNFNISIKPSKTLTTVNVLWTPPLLGWLKCNVDGVACGSLWTSACGGIFRDHNALHVLSFSAFLGKEPPETVEFLAVIMAIEKAMSLGISKLWIESDCILVVNAFKNHSLVPWKIKSRWLVCCADFLAGIGLRNKVTTWFNYIHEDIKKDYLLDKQGIPRIRLCR is encoded by the exons ATGGTTTTCTGCAGGGGTGATTCCAAGTCTCTCATGGCCTTATCAAAACTTCTGATTGACTATGGAAATAACTCTGGCCAATTTTGCAATCTTTCTAAATCTTTAATTTATGCAGGAGGAATGTCATTTGAGAGGCATTGCAGCCTTGCCAATATTATTGGTTTTACAAAAGCTACTCCTCCATTTTTTCATCTTGGTGTTCCTATTTTCATTGGGAGGCCTAAAGCTTGCTACTTTCTTAAAATTGCAGATTCCATTAGGCTCAAGATGGCTATTTGGAAGGCAAGGCTCTTATCTATGGCAGGAAGAACTCAACTGATTAAATCAGTTATCTTTGGCATGACTGTGCACAGCATCACCATTTACAACTGGCCTAGCAGCATTGTTAAGAAAATTGAAGGCTGGATGAGGAATTTTGTTTGGAGTGGCAGCACAGATAAGAAGAAAATTATAACTGTTtcttggaaagaatgctgcaagCATCATAATGAAGGTGGTCTTGGTATAATTTCTCTTAGAGCTTATAATGCTGCCACCAATCTGCATCTTTGTTGGAGATTTCTTAACAATACTCAAAGCTGGGGCAAGCTTCTCAAGGCAAGGGTGAAAAGAAATGGAGATACTATAAAATATGCCATCAAGTCTTCCATTTGGACAAGCATCAAGGAGATACATCAAACTGTTTTAGACAACTGCAGCTGGTTAATTGGCAATGGAAGTAATGTTAATTTTTGGCTCGATAATTGGACTGGTGAGACATTGGCTTCCAAATTTCATATTCCAAAACAGTTCCACTATGCCCTGACTTCCATG GACGCGGTTCCTCATCTCTTGAGCTCCATTTCCAGTTTCTCCATCCCTGAGGTGGACTTCCCGGATTCTTTTGTTTGGAGGAACTCTACTTCTGGTCTGCTCACTATCAAAGATGCCTATAAAGAAGTGATCAAACCTAGGCCATCGGTTTTATGGACTGCCTTCCCTTGGGACAAAGACTCTCCTCCTTCCCACTCGATGATTGTTTGGAGAGTGATCCATAAGAAAATGACAACTGATGAAAATATCCAGCTTCGTGGCTTCTCGATCCCTTCCATTTGCAACCTCTGCCGGAACAATTCTGAAACTAATGagcatttattttttaattgttgttttgtTAAGAACATTTGGAATTGGTTGAAGGGTATGCTGAACCTGAACTTTAATATCTGTGGCATGGAGGATTGTATAAGAATCATTGAGATGAACTGGTCTGCTCAAGCCATGTTCGTGGTTAAAGCTGGCTTGGTGGGAGTGTTTTATCAGGTTTGGATTGCTAGAAATCATTCTAGATTTGAGGACAAGCAGATCCATTGGAAATACTGCATCTCTCTTATTGCTGCTCGGCTTACAATGATTGGAAACAGCACCATAAGTACCTCTAATTCCTCCTTTTCAAACTTCACTTTGCTCAAGAATTTCAACATCTCCATCAAGCCTAGCAAGACTTTAACTACTGTTAATGTATTGTGGACTCCCCCTCTTCTGGGCTGGTTAAAGTGTAATGTCGATGGGGTGGCTTGTGGATCTCTTTGGACCTCCGCGTGTGGAGGTATATTTCGCGACCATAATGCTCTTCATGTGCTTAGCTTCAGTGCCTTCTTGGGCAAGGAACCTCCGGAAACCGTAGAATTTCTTGCTGTTATTATGGCTATTGAGAAAGCCATGAGTTTGGGGATCTCCAAACTTTGGATTGAATCCGATTGCATTCTCGTCGTTAACGCTTTTAAGAACCATAGTCTTGTGCCTTGGAAAATCAAATCTCGTTGGCTCGTGTGTTGTGCGGATTTTCTTGCCGGTATAGGATTAAGAAACAAAGTTACTACTTGGTTCAATTACATTCATGAAGATATCAAAAAGGATTACTTGCTAGATAAGCAAGGCATTCCTAGGATTCGACTATGTCGTTAA